In Plectropomus leopardus isolate mb chromosome 20, YSFRI_Pleo_2.0, whole genome shotgun sequence, one DNA window encodes the following:
- the june gene encoding junE proto-oncogene, AP-1 transcription factor subunit, which yields MTAKMETPFYHDDSPAVPGFSQVAEYERYPGNKMLMSKKAMSAVGSHHFPGGGVAGGRGGNHSNLGLTGNTSLMTSAVSSADMNLLKLASPDLEHLIIQSNQGLVTTSPVSNSTNAFLYRNQATNEQEGFADGFVKALADLHKQNQLVGGGPMSPSSSSTVSLQTSYQRNLMSGGDMPVYTNLSSYNPGQMTYPGGQMAYGSSSSHGNSGASQPHARGLDAPQTVPEVPHPSGDPTSPPSLSPIDLETQERIKAERKKLRNRIAASKCRKRKLERISRLEEKVKVLKNQNSDLASTAAMLREQVAQLKQKVMSHVTNGCQIAVGSGAAKSGGGGGGTGSEDSSC from the coding sequence ATGACGGCCAAGATGGAGACTCCTTTCTACCACGACGACTCCCCCGCCGTCCCAGGCTTCAGCCAGGTTGCTGAATATGAGCGTTACCCCGGAAACAAGATGCTGATGAGTAAGAAGGCCATGTCAGCAGTGGGGAGTCATCACTTCCCCGGCGGTGGTGTGGCAGGAGGTAGAGGCGGGAACCACAGCAACCTGGGGCTTACCGGCAACACCTCCCTGATGACGTCAGCAGTGTCCTCGGCAGACATGAACCTACTGAAGCTGGCGTCCCCTGACTTGGAGCACCTGATCATCCAGTCAAACCAGGGACTGGTTACCACCAGCCCTGTGTCAAACTCCACCAATGCTTTCCTGTACCGAAACCAGGCCACCAACGAGCAAGAAGGGTTTGCGGATGGTTTTGTCAAAGCGCTCGCCGACCTTCACAAGCAAAACCAGCTGGTGGGAGGTGGCCCCATGTCCCCGTCCTCATCCTCCACCGTTTCACTGCAGACGTCCTACCAGAGGAACCTGATGTCTGGTGGAGACATGCCCGTCTACACCAACCTCAGCAGCTACAACCCAGGCCAGATGACATACCCCGGGGGGCAAATGGCATACGGTAGCAGCTCTAGCCATGGCAACAGTGGAGCCTCTCAACCCCACGCCCGAGGCCTGGATGCTCCACAGACCGTCCCAGAGGTGCCTCACCCATCTGGTGACCCCACATCCCCGCCCTCCCTTTCCCCAATTGACCTGGAGACACAGGAGCGGATCAAAGCAGAGCGCAAAAAGCTACGCAACCGCATTGCTGCGTCCAAGTGCCGCAAGCGGAAGCTGGAGCGAATCTCGCGGTTGGAGGAGAAGGTCAAGGTCCTGAAGAACCAGAACTCGGACCTGGCCTCCACCGCTGCCATGCTGCGGGAGCAGGTCGCGCAGCTCAAACAGAAGGTCATGAGTCATGTTACCAATGGCTGTCAGATTGCCGTCGGCTCAGGTGCCGCCAagtctggaggaggagggggaggcacCGGCAGCGAGGACTCCAGCTGCTGA